In Desulfarculaceae bacterium, the following are encoded in one genomic region:
- a CDS encoding acyl-CoA dehydrogenase family protein has product MLFLTQEQHELRQRVEALVREKIAPIAREIEGTHAFPQKAYEAFAQEKLFALAMPREYGGAEGDATSLALMVETIAAQSPSAALMVFVTNAVLRTIAITGTREQKKRLFAELKSGDKALGFCLTEPDYGSDAASLQTKAEPTEGGYLVSGSKTYITIGPHGRYYLVFARTGPGPRAAGISALLVDRNAEGVVFAPPEKKMGLHGSITSQMFLDKVFVPENMRLWPEGEGWRVLADVSNPMRVWGAASLALGTAQGVLNDCLNFAVERRLLSEQAIAFTLAEMEMQIEACRSLNYRVCRLVDDHRSSARQVESMVSMAKCFAADTGMKVADMASTVLGTEMAKADNASAQLFRAAKGIQIFDGSNQIQRLIVARNLAAKVRDK; this is encoded by the coding sequence ATGCTTTTTCTGACCCAAGAGCAGCACGAGTTACGCCAACGGGTAGAGGCGTTGGTGCGCGAAAAAATCGCCCCTATCGCCCGCGAGATCGAGGGTACCCACGCCTTCCCCCAAAAGGCCTACGAGGCTTTTGCCCAAGAGAAGCTCTTCGCCTTGGCCATGCCCCGCGAATACGGCGGGGCCGAGGGAGACGCCACCAGCCTGGCCCTGATGGTGGAGACCATAGCCGCCCAGAGCCCCAGCGCGGCGCTGATGGTGTTCGTGACCAACGCGGTGTTGCGCACCATCGCCATCACCGGCACCCGCGAGCAGAAAAAGCGCCTGTTCGCGGAGCTGAAGTCCGGGGACAAGGCCCTGGGCTTTTGCCTCACCGAGCCGGACTACGGCTCGGACGCGGCCAGCCTGCAAACCAAGGCGGAGCCCACCGAGGGCGGCTACCTGGTCTCGGGCAGCAAGACCTACATCACCATCGGCCCTCACGGCCGCTACTACCTGGTCTTCGCCCGCACCGGCCCCGGCCCCCGGGCGGCGGGCATCAGCGCCCTTCTGGTGGACCGCAACGCCGAGGGCGTGGTCTTTGCGCCGCCGGAGAAAAAGATGGGCCTGCACGGCTCCATCACCAGCCAGATGTTCTTGGACAAGGTTTTCGTGCCCGAGAACATGCGCCTGTGGCCCGAGGGCGAGGGCTGGAGGGTCTTGGCCGACGTGTCCAACCCCATGCGGGTGTGGGGCGCGGCCTCCCTGGCTTTGGGCACCGCCCAGGGGGTGCTCAACGATTGCCTGAACTTCGCGGTGGAGCGCCGCCTGCTCTCCGAGCAGGCCATCGCCTTCACCCTGGCTGAAATGGAGATGCAGATCGAGGCCTGCCGCAGTCTGAACTACCGGGTGTGCCGCTTGGTGGACGACCACCGCTCCAGCGCCCGCCAGGTGGAGTCCATGGTCTCCATGGCCAAGTGCTTCGCAGCCGACACGGGCATGAAGGTGGCCGACATGGCCTCCACCGTCTTGGGAACCGAGATGGCCAAGGCGGACAACGCCTCGGCCCAACTCTTCCGGGCGGCCAAGGGCATCCAGATTTTCGACGGCTCCAACCAGATCCAGCGCCTTATCGTGGCCCGCAACCTGGCCGCCAAGGTGCGCGACAAATAG
- a CDS encoding acyl-CoA dehydrogenase family protein — protein sequence MDFKLSEELVMLRDMVRDFASEQIAPNADEWDENHYFPYEEVVKPMAELGLFGTVIPEEYGGNEMGWLAAMIITEEIARASSSLRVQINMNTLGCAFTIYRYGTEEAKKKYIEKLVTAEYMGGFGITEPNAGSDVMSLKSTAEDKGDYWVLNGSKTWISNASTANCVIYYAYATVEGKKKLCAFVCDLKNEDGTMAEGVSVTDLDKMGSRSSPTGEIYLEDVKVPKENLLGAVGDGAKIVFGSLNQTRLSAAAGGVGLAQACLDEAIKYANEREQFGKPIATLQMVQDQIAQMAIEIEAARLLVYKAAVQKDDGMLGNTLEVAAAKYKSGETASMCANYAMRILGAYGYSTEYPVARFYRDAPTYFMVEGSANICKFIVAMDALGLRKANK from the coding sequence ATGGATTTCAAGCTTAGCGAAGAGTTGGTGATGCTGCGCGACATGGTGCGCGATTTCGCGTCCGAGCAGATCGCCCCCAACGCCGACGAGTGGGATGAGAATCACTACTTCCCCTACGAGGAAGTCGTCAAGCCCATGGCCGAGCTCGGCCTGTTCGGCACGGTGATCCCCGAGGAGTACGGCGGCAACGAGATGGGCTGGCTGGCCGCCATGATCATCACCGAGGAGATCGCCCGGGCATCGAGCAGCTTGCGCGTGCAGATCAACATGAACACCTTGGGCTGCGCCTTCACCATCTACCGGTACGGCACCGAAGAGGCCAAGAAGAAGTACATCGAGAAGCTGGTCACCGCCGAGTACATGGGCGGCTTCGGCATCACCGAGCCCAACGCCGGCTCCGACGTGATGAGCCTGAAGTCCACCGCCGAGGACAAGGGCGATTACTGGGTGCTCAACGGCTCCAAGACCTGGATCTCCAACGCCTCCACGGCCAACTGCGTGATCTACTACGCCTACGCCACGGTGGAAGGCAAGAAGAAGCTCTGCGCCTTTGTTTGCGACCTGAAAAACGAAGACGGCACCATGGCCGAGGGCGTGAGCGTGACCGACCTGGACAAGATGGGCAGCCGCTCCAGCCCCACCGGCGAGATCTACCTTGAGGACGTGAAAGTGCCCAAGGAGAACCTCTTGGGCGCGGTGGGCGACGGCGCCAAGATCGTCTTCGGCTCGCTGAACCAGACCCGCCTGAGCGCGGCGGCCGGCGGCGTGGGCCTGGCCCAGGCCTGCCTGGACGAGGCCATCAAGTACGCCAACGAGCGCGAGCAGTTCGGCAAGCCCATCGCCACCCTGCAGATGGTGCAGGATCAGATCGCCCAGATGGCCATCGAGATCGAGGCCGCCCGCCTGCTGGTCTACAAGGCCGCGGTGCAAAAGGACGACGGCATGCTGGGCAACACCCTGGAGGTGGCGGCGGCCAAGTACAAGTCCGGCGAGACGGCCAGCATGTGCGCCAACTACGCCATGCGCATCCTGGGCGCCTACGGCTACAGCACCGAGTACCCGGTGGCCCGTTTCTACCGCGACGCGCCCACTTATTTCATGGTCGAGGGCAGCGCGAACATCTGCAAGTTCATCGTGGCCATGGACGCCCTGGGCCTGCGCAAGGCCAACAAGTAG